The following are encoded in a window of Rosa chinensis cultivar Old Blush chromosome 4, RchiOBHm-V2, whole genome shotgun sequence genomic DNA:
- the LOC112197055 gene encoding uncharacterized protein LOC112197055 isoform X2, which translates to MRAGSLWADEPNPPSTSVPRVPQPNPSSKHSVSNVFSLLARREVSPQTKHSAKKLWGKASKSQSDNIGPRCEAARDARNGLVSWVEAESLQHLSAKYCPLVPPPRSTIAAAFSPDGKTLASTHGDHTVKIIDCRTGRCLKVLSGHRRTPWVVRFHPLHPDILASGSLDHEVRLWDSNTAECIGSRDFLRPIASIAFHAQGELLAVASGHKLYIWHYNRRGESSSPTIVLKTRRSLRAVHFHPHAAPFLLTAEVNDLDSSDSSMTLATSPGYLRYPPPTVYLADAHSSDRTSLADGLPLMSLPFLIWPSFARDSGRISMQRSDVDTGSSSAQQRVDPSASVRLLTYSTPSGQYELLLSPIEPNSSSPAPEDTGNSPFLSEMETEVSQSAMGTLEPMEVQPESRSNHIFPFGDSTYWELPFLQGWLIGQTQASQRNMRLVSDSAHDNPSTNGEMDSPAPITSSVISTGVNQPRVTGRSSSRHRTSRSHMLSAIGSNEGAGFNNIAHGESEPQPVVSRIQSELANSLAAAAAAELPCTVKLRVWPHDVKNPCAPLDAERCYLTIPHAVLCSEMGAHFSPCGRFLAACVACMLPHLEGDPGLQGQGNHDITGAATSPTRHPISAHHVVYELRIYSLEEATFGMVLASRAIRAAHCLTSIQFSPTSEHILLAYGRRHSSLLKSVVIDGETTVPIYTILEVYRVSDMELVRILPSAEDEVNVACFHPSVGGGLVYGTKEGKLRILQYDSSHAVGDTTSSFLDENMLEDQIMVYS; encoded by the exons ATGAGGGCAGGTTCGTTGTGGGCCGACGAGCCCAATCCTCCTTCTACCTCCGTGCCCCGCGTTCCCCAGCCCAATCCCTCCTCCAAGCACAG TGTTAGCAATGTGTTTAGCTTGTTAGCACGGAGAGAGGTCTCTCCTCAAACAAAACATTCGGCAAAGAAGTTATGGGGGAAAGCTTCCAAGAGTCAATCTGATAACATTGGCCCAAGGTGTGAAGCAGCTAGAGATGCTAGAAATGGCCTTGTGTCATG GGTGGAGGCAGAGTCGCTCCAGCATTTATCTGCAAAATATTGCCCGCTTGTGCCTCCTCCACGGTCAACTATTGCAGCAGCCTTCAGCCCAGATGGAAAGACACTTGCTTCCACTCA TGGAGATCATACTGTAAAGATCATTGATTGCCGAACTGGAAGGTGCTTAAAGGTGTTGAGTGGTCACCGCAGGACACCTTGGGTG GTCAGGTTTCATCCTTTGCATCCAGACATACTGGCTAGTGGAAGTCTGGATCATGAAGTGAGGTTGTGGGATTCAAACACAGCAGAGTGTATAGGATCGCGTGATTTCT TACGCCCCATTGCTTCCATAGCTTTCCATGCCCAAGGCGAGCTTCTTGCTGTTGCATCAGGTCACAAG TTATACATATGGCACTACAATAGAAGAGGAGAGTCATCCTCACCAACAATAGTACTGAAGACACGACGTTCGCTTCGGGCTGTGCATTTTCATCCTCATGCTGCTCCTTTCCTTTTAACTGCTGAG GTCAATGACCTTGACTCGTCAGATTCCTCGATGACACTCGCAACTTCTCCGGGTTACTTGCGCTATCCCCCACCTACTGTGTATTTGGCAGATGCTCATTCCAGTGATCGTACTAGTTTGGCAGATGGACTACCtcttatgtctttaccattccTGATATGGCCTTCATTTGCTAGAGATAGTGGGAGAATATCTATGCAGCGTAGTGATGTGGATACTGGTTCAAGTAGTGCACAACAGAGAGTTGATCCTTCTGCTTCTGTGCGGCTTCTAACATATTCAACTCCATCAGGGCAGTATGAACTTCTGTTGTCCCCTATTGAACCAAATAGCTCTTCTCCAGCGCCAGAAGACACGGGAAATAGTCCCTTTTTGAGTGAAATGGAAACTGAAGTTTCTCAATCTGCTATGGGTACTTTAGAGCCTATGGAAGTGCAACCAGAAAGCAGAAGTAATCATATTTTCCCTTTTGGTGACTCAACATATTGGGAACTTCCTTTCTTGCAAGGGTGGCTAATTGGTCAGACCCAAGCTAGCCAACGGAATATGCGGCTGGTAAGTGATTCTGCCCATGACAATCCATCTACAAATGGTGAGATGGACAGCCCAGCTCCTATCACTTCCTCAGTAATATCGACCGGTGTAAACCAACCTAGGGTTACTGGAAGATCTAGTTCCCGGCACCGTACTTCACGTTCTCATATGTTGTCCGCAATTGGGTCTAATGAGGGTGCTGGATTCAATAATATTGCTCATGGTGAAAGTGAGCCTCAACCTGTTGTCAGCAGAATCCAATCTGAGCTTGCTAACTCCCTTGCTGCAGCAGCGGCGGCAGAGTTACCTTGTACTGTGAAGCTCAGAGTTTGGCCACATGATGTGAAAAATCCGTGTGCTCCCCTTGATGCTGAAAGATGTTACTTAACTATTCCGCATGCCGTACTTTGTAG TGAAATGGGAGCCCATTTTTCACCTTGTGGAAGGTTTTTAGCAGCCTGTGTTGCATGTATGTTGCCTCATTTGGAAGGTGATCCTGGATTACAGGGCCAGGGCAACCATGATATCACAGGGGCAGCAACCTCCCCAACTCGTCACCCAATTTCAGCTCACCATGTCGTGTATGAGCTCCGGATATATTCCCTCGAGGAGGCAAC GTTTGGCATGGTTCTTGCATCCCGGGCAATACGAGCTGCCCATTGCTTGACATCTATTCAG TTCTCTCCTACGTCAGAACACATATTACTTGCGTATGGTCGGCGTCACAGTTCACTTCTTAAGAGTGTTGTCATTGATGGAGAGACAACAGTGCCTATTTACACCATTCTGGAG GTATATAGAGTTTCTGATATGGAACTTGTGAGAATTCTCCCTAGTGCAGAAGATGAGGTCAATGTAGCTTGTTTTCATCCTTCTGTCGGAGGTGGCCTTGTTTATGGAACTAAG GAAGGGAAGTTAAGGATCCTCCAATATGATAGTTCTCATGCCGTGGGTGATACAACTTCCAGTTTTCTTGATGAAAACATGCTAGAG GATCAAATCATGGTGTACTCATGA
- the LOC112197055 gene encoding uncharacterized protein LOC112197055 isoform X1, whose protein sequence is MRAGSLWADEPNPPSTSVPRVPQPNPSSKHSVSNVFSLLARREVSPQTKHSAKKLWGKASKSQSDNIGPRCEAARDARNGLVSWVEAESLQHLSAKYCPLVPPPRSTIAAAFSPDGKTLASTHGDHTVKIIDCRTGRCLKVLSGHRRTPWVVRFHPLHPDILASGSLDHEVRLWDSNTAECIGSRDFLRPIASIAFHAQGELLAVASGHKLYIWHYNRRGESSSPTIVLKTRRSLRAVHFHPHAAPFLLTAEVNDLDSSDSSMTLATSPGYLRYPPPTVYLADAHSSDRTSLADGLPLMSLPFLIWPSFARDSGRISMQRSDVDTGSSSAQQRVDPSASVRLLTYSTPSGQYELLLSPIEPNSSSPAPEDTGNSPFLSEMETEVSQSAMGTLEPMEVQPESRSNHIFPFGDSTYWELPFLQGWLIGQTQASQRNMRLVSDSAHDNPSTNGEMDSPAPITSSVISTGVNQPRVTGRSSSRHRTSRSHMLSAIGSNEGAGFNNIAHGESEPQPVVSRIQSELANSLAAAAAAELPCTVKLRVWPHDVKNPCAPLDAERCYLTIPHAVLCSEMGAHFSPCGRFLAACVACMLPHLEGDPGLQGQGNHDITGAATSPTRHPISAHHVVYELRIYSLEEATFGMVLASRAIRAAHCLTSIQFSPTSEHILLAYGRRHSSLLKSVVIDGETTVPIYTILEVYRVSDMELVRILPSAEDEVNVACFHPSVGGGLVYGTKEGKLRILQYDSSHAVGDTTSSFLDENMLEVPTYALEC, encoded by the exons ATGAGGGCAGGTTCGTTGTGGGCCGACGAGCCCAATCCTCCTTCTACCTCCGTGCCCCGCGTTCCCCAGCCCAATCCCTCCTCCAAGCACAG TGTTAGCAATGTGTTTAGCTTGTTAGCACGGAGAGAGGTCTCTCCTCAAACAAAACATTCGGCAAAGAAGTTATGGGGGAAAGCTTCCAAGAGTCAATCTGATAACATTGGCCCAAGGTGTGAAGCAGCTAGAGATGCTAGAAATGGCCTTGTGTCATG GGTGGAGGCAGAGTCGCTCCAGCATTTATCTGCAAAATATTGCCCGCTTGTGCCTCCTCCACGGTCAACTATTGCAGCAGCCTTCAGCCCAGATGGAAAGACACTTGCTTCCACTCA TGGAGATCATACTGTAAAGATCATTGATTGCCGAACTGGAAGGTGCTTAAAGGTGTTGAGTGGTCACCGCAGGACACCTTGGGTG GTCAGGTTTCATCCTTTGCATCCAGACATACTGGCTAGTGGAAGTCTGGATCATGAAGTGAGGTTGTGGGATTCAAACACAGCAGAGTGTATAGGATCGCGTGATTTCT TACGCCCCATTGCTTCCATAGCTTTCCATGCCCAAGGCGAGCTTCTTGCTGTTGCATCAGGTCACAAG TTATACATATGGCACTACAATAGAAGAGGAGAGTCATCCTCACCAACAATAGTACTGAAGACACGACGTTCGCTTCGGGCTGTGCATTTTCATCCTCATGCTGCTCCTTTCCTTTTAACTGCTGAG GTCAATGACCTTGACTCGTCAGATTCCTCGATGACACTCGCAACTTCTCCGGGTTACTTGCGCTATCCCCCACCTACTGTGTATTTGGCAGATGCTCATTCCAGTGATCGTACTAGTTTGGCAGATGGACTACCtcttatgtctttaccattccTGATATGGCCTTCATTTGCTAGAGATAGTGGGAGAATATCTATGCAGCGTAGTGATGTGGATACTGGTTCAAGTAGTGCACAACAGAGAGTTGATCCTTCTGCTTCTGTGCGGCTTCTAACATATTCAACTCCATCAGGGCAGTATGAACTTCTGTTGTCCCCTATTGAACCAAATAGCTCTTCTCCAGCGCCAGAAGACACGGGAAATAGTCCCTTTTTGAGTGAAATGGAAACTGAAGTTTCTCAATCTGCTATGGGTACTTTAGAGCCTATGGAAGTGCAACCAGAAAGCAGAAGTAATCATATTTTCCCTTTTGGTGACTCAACATATTGGGAACTTCCTTTCTTGCAAGGGTGGCTAATTGGTCAGACCCAAGCTAGCCAACGGAATATGCGGCTGGTAAGTGATTCTGCCCATGACAATCCATCTACAAATGGTGAGATGGACAGCCCAGCTCCTATCACTTCCTCAGTAATATCGACCGGTGTAAACCAACCTAGGGTTACTGGAAGATCTAGTTCCCGGCACCGTACTTCACGTTCTCATATGTTGTCCGCAATTGGGTCTAATGAGGGTGCTGGATTCAATAATATTGCTCATGGTGAAAGTGAGCCTCAACCTGTTGTCAGCAGAATCCAATCTGAGCTTGCTAACTCCCTTGCTGCAGCAGCGGCGGCAGAGTTACCTTGTACTGTGAAGCTCAGAGTTTGGCCACATGATGTGAAAAATCCGTGTGCTCCCCTTGATGCTGAAAGATGTTACTTAACTATTCCGCATGCCGTACTTTGTAG TGAAATGGGAGCCCATTTTTCACCTTGTGGAAGGTTTTTAGCAGCCTGTGTTGCATGTATGTTGCCTCATTTGGAAGGTGATCCTGGATTACAGGGCCAGGGCAACCATGATATCACAGGGGCAGCAACCTCCCCAACTCGTCACCCAATTTCAGCTCACCATGTCGTGTATGAGCTCCGGATATATTCCCTCGAGGAGGCAAC GTTTGGCATGGTTCTTGCATCCCGGGCAATACGAGCTGCCCATTGCTTGACATCTATTCAG TTCTCTCCTACGTCAGAACACATATTACTTGCGTATGGTCGGCGTCACAGTTCACTTCTTAAGAGTGTTGTCATTGATGGAGAGACAACAGTGCCTATTTACACCATTCTGGAG GTATATAGAGTTTCTGATATGGAACTTGTGAGAATTCTCCCTAGTGCAGAAGATGAGGTCAATGTAGCTTGTTTTCATCCTTCTGTCGGAGGTGGCCTTGTTTATGGAACTAAG GAAGGGAAGTTAAGGATCCTCCAATATGATAGTTCTCATGCCGTGGGTGATACAACTTCCAGTTTTCTTGATGAAAACATGCTAGAG GTTCCGACTTATGCTTTAGAATGCTAG
- the LOC112196729 gene encoding beta-amylase 1, chloroplastic, which translates to MAFSITHQIGALAGTPISVTEPTTTSGESTAASVSPSAVRKSPGTSLTCKIQRPEAKDGRLTPPLSPCRSPVLGATRPDLSVACQAYAAEAEAPVLEHEARAAGERVNGVPVFVMMPLDSVTMNHTVNRKKAMNASLQALKSAGVEGIMMDVWWGLVERDAPGAYNWGGYAELLEMAKKHGLKVQAVMSFHQCGGNVGDSCTIPLPSWVVEEVNNDPDLAYTDQWGNRNYEYLSLGADTLPVLKGRTPVQCYADFMRAFRDNFKHLLGDTIVEIQVGMGPAGELRYPSYPEGDGRWSFPGIGAFQCFDKYMLSSLKAYCESEGKPEWGSTGPTDAGHYNNWPEDTPFFRREGGGWNSSYGEFFLGWYSQLLMDHGERILSSAKSIYENEGVKISVKIAGIHWHYGTRSHAPELTAGYYNTRFRDGYLPIAQMLARHGAVFNFTCIEMHDHEQPQDAQCSPEKLVRQVALATQKAGVPLAGENALPRYDDYAHEQILQASALNIEGNTEGKQMCAFTYLRMNPQLFQADNWRRFVSFVKKMKEGKNTQKCREQVEREAEHFVHVTTPLVQEAAVALTH; encoded by the exons ATGGCGTTCAGCATCACACACCAGATCGGAGCACTGGCCGGGACGCCGATATCGGTGACGGAGCCGACCACGACCTCCGGCGAATCGACGGCGGCGAGCGTGAGCCCGTCCGCGGTGAGGAAGTCACCGGGGACGAGCCTGACGTGCAAAATTCAGAGGCCGGAGGCGAAGGACGGGAGGCTAACCCCGCCGTTGAGCCCGTGCCGGTCGCCGGTTCTCGGGGCGACCCGGCCGGATCTGTCCGTGGCGTGCCAGGCGTACGCGGCGGAGGCGGAGGCTCCGGTTTTGGAGCACGAGGCGAGGGCCGCCGGGGAGAGGGTAAACGGCGTGCCGGTTTTTGTAATGATGCCGTTGGACAGCGTGACGATGAACCACACGGTGAATCGGAAGAAGGCGATGAACGCGAGTCTTCAGGCGTTGAAGAGCGCAGGGGTGGAGGGGATCATGATGGACGTGTGGTGGGGGTTGGTGGAGAGGGACGCGCCCGGCGCGTACAATTGGGGCGGTTACGCCGAGCTCTTggagatggccaagaaacacgGCCTCAAAGTTCAGGCCGTCATGTCGTTCCACCAGTGCGGCGGTAACGTCGGGGACTCTTGCAC TATTCCTTTACCCAGTTGGGTTGTGGAGGAGGTTAACAACGATCCAGACCTTGCGTACACTGATCAATGGGGAAATAGGAACTACGAGTATCTTTCACTTGGCGCTGATACACTTCCGGTCCTCAAAGGCCGCACGCCAGTGCAATGTTACGCTGACTTCATGCGTGCCTTCCGAGATAACTTCAAACACCTTCTTGGTGACACCATTGTG GAAATCCAAGTTGGAATGGGTCCAGCAGGTGAGCTCCGTTACCCTTCATATCCAGAGGGGGATGGGAGATGGTCATTTCCTGGAATTGGTGCCTTCCAATGTTTTGACAAG TATATGCTGAGTAGCTTAAAAGCTTATTGTGAATCTGAGGGTAAGCCAGAATGGGGTAGCACAGGCCCCACTGATGCCGGTCACTACAATAACTGGCCGGAAGATACCCCCTTCTTCAGAAGAGAAGGTGGAGGCTGGAATAGTAGTTACGGTGAATTCTTCCTCGGCTGGTACTCCCAGTTGCTCATGGACCATGGTGAGAGGATCCTTTCCTCAGCCAAGTCTATCTATGAGAATGAGGGTGTGAAAATCTCAGTAAAGATTGCAGGCATCCATTGGCATTATGGAACCCGGTCCCACGCCCCCGAGCTCACAGCAGGGTACTACAACACACGATTCCGGGATGGTTACCTACCCATTGCTCAGATGTTAGCCCGCCATGGTGctgttttcaatttcacttgCATCGAGATGCACGACCACGAGCAGCCACAGGACGCCCAATGTTCCCCTGAGAAGCTTGTTAGGCAAGTGGCCTTGGCCACTCAGAAGGCAGGAGTACCACTTGCAGGTGAAAATGCATTGCCAAGGTATGATGACTATGCACACGAGCAGATCTTGCAAGCATCAGCGTTGAACATTGAGGGCAACACTGAAGGCAAGCAGATGTGTGCGTTCACATACTTGAGGATGAACCCGCAACTATTCCAGGCCGACAACTGGAGGCGTTTTGTGTCATTTGTGAAGAAAATGAAGGAAGGAAAGAACACTCAAAAGTGTAGGGAACAGGTGGAGAGGGAAGCCGAGCATTTTGTGCACGTTACAACACCTTTGGTGCAGGAGGCTGCTGTTGCTCTGACGCACTGA